The Punica granatum isolate Tunisia-2019 chromosome 4, ASM765513v2, whole genome shotgun sequence genome has a window encoding:
- the LOC116203077 gene encoding transcription factor bHLH126-like: MDDAADPKLPYIQTDELFQFPPALWYTYSQQPPPPLYHHPLISTSPPNEYRHGIALAANDQLSNSTQPGIIFHDNYNHGSDNQTGDKKKKISHSDIEKQRRKEMAALYGSLRSQLPLEYLKGKRSAADQMHEAVKYVKHLQKKIKELKAKRDELKRRSCPSDDQSNSPIIHECATGPVQEDAVMVSLYRSGEVEVAVNTCVDQGLPLGRVLEILIEEGLSINGCNSTRVNERLLHFIQCEIIDAGRIDIANDLQQKIKDLKA; the protein is encoded by the exons ATGGATGATGCCGCAGATCCCAAACTCCCATACATCCAAACCGATGAGCTATTCCAGTTCCCTCCCGCGCTGTGGTACACTTATAGCCAGCAGCCACCTCCCCCACTCTATCATCATCCCTTGATCTCGACCTCTCCTCCTAATGAATATCGGCATGGGATTGCGTTGGCCGCCAACGATCAGCTAAGCAACAGTACACAACCCGGTATCATCTTCCATGACAATTATAATCATGGGAGTGATAACCAAACTGGGgacaagaaaaagaagatcAGCCATAGCGACATCGAGAAGCAACGgaggaaagaaatggctgccCTTTATGGGTCTCTGCGCTCACAACTCCCGCTTGAATATCTCAAA GGGAAGAGATCAGCAGCAGACCAAATGCACGAGGCAGTGAAGTATGTGAAGCACCTCCAGAAGAAGATCAAAGAGCTGAAAGCAAAGAGAGATGAGCTCAAGAGAAGGTCCTGCCCATCTGATGACCAAAGTAATTCACCAATTATTCATGAGTGTGCTACGGGGCCGGTTCAAGAGGATGCTGTCATGGTCAGCCTTTACAGGTCCGGTGAAGTGGAAGTGGCTGTTAACACTTGTGTGGATCAAGGTCTGCCTCTAGGGAGAGTTCTGGAAATACTGATTGAAGAAGGGCTGAGCATAAATGGCTGCAACTCCACTAGAGTAAATGAAAGACTACTTCATTTCATTCAATGCGAG ATTATCGATGCAGGGAGAATCGATATAGCTAATGACTTGCAACAAAAGATAAAGGATTTGAAGGCCTAG
- the LOC116204076 gene encoding copper chaperone for superoxide dismutase, chloroplastic/cytosolic-like isoform X1: MAFLRTPTAIKTAVAVSALPAACAVSSLSSPSPHPPPPSFFQLPSKAPKLCSLSSLQLLSTSHLGPDNKKSLASPPPSALHMDAPAPDHRTTSQNGALLPELLTEFMVDMKCEGCVNAVKGKLQTVDGVKDVEVDLSNQVVRILGSAPVKMLTEALEQTGRKARLIGQGVPEDFLISAAVAEFKGPEIFGVVRFAQVNMDLSRVEASFSGLSSGKHGWSINEFGDLTRGAASTRKIFNPPIKGVDEPLGDLGTLEADEKGEAFSSGVKAKLRVTDLIGRSVVVYGTEDKSDSGIMAAVIARSAGVGENYKKLCTCDGTTIWESSNQDFVASKV, encoded by the exons ATGGCCTTTCTCCGGACACCTACCGCCATTAAAACCGCTGTAGCCGTCTCTGCTCTCCCTGCGGCCTGTGCcgtctcctctctctcttccccttctcctcatcctcctcctccttccttcTTTCAGCTCCCCAGTAAGGCCCCGAAGCTCTGCTCCCTGTCCTCGCTGCAATTACTCTCTACGAGCCATCTGGGTCCCGACAACAAGAAAAGCCTCGCTTCCCCTCCTCCTTCAGCTCTCCACATGGACGCTCCCGCTCCTGATCACAGAACCACCTCGCAG AACGGTGCTCTCCTGCCGGAGCTTCTC ACTGAGTTTATGGTGGATATGAAATGCGAGGGCTGTGTTAATGCTGTGAAGGGTAAATTGCAGACTGTTGATG GAGTAAAGGATGTCGAGGTGGACTTGAGCAATCAAGTGGTTAGAATTCTGGGTTCTGCACCTGTGAAGATGTTGACCGAAGCATTGGAACAGACTGGACGAAAAGCCCGTTTAATTGGGCAGGGGGTTCCTGAAG ATTTTCTTATATCTGCTGCAGTTGCCGAATTCAAGGGTCCTGAGATTTTTGGTGTAGTTCGATTCGCTCAAGTGAATATGGATTTGTCACGAGTGGAAGCCAGTTTCAGTGGATTATCTTCTGGTAAACATGGGTGGTCCATCAATGAATTCGGTGACCTGACAAGAGGAGCAGCAAGCACCaggaaaattttcaatccACCAATAAAAGGGGTTGACGAG CCTCTTGGCGACCTGGGAACATTAGAAGCTGATGAAAAGGGAGAGGCTTTCTCCTCAGGCGTCAAGGCAAAGCTGAGAGTCACCGATCTGATTGGCCGGTCAGTCGTGGTGTATGGAACCGAGGATAAATCTGATTCAGGCATCATGGCAGCAGTTATTGCTAGGAGTGCCGGCGTTGGTGAAAACTACAAGAAGCTCTGTACATGCGATGGGACCACCATATGGGAATCGAGTAACCAAGATTTCGTGGCTAGCAAAGTCTAA
- the LOC116204076 gene encoding copper chaperone for superoxide dismutase, chloroplastic/cytosolic-like isoform X2, producing the protein MAFLRTPTAIKTALPSKAPKLCSLSSLQLLSTSHLGPDNKKSLASPPPSALHMDAPAPDHRTTSQNGALLPELLTEFMVDMKCEGCVNAVKGKLQTVDGVKDVEVDLSNQVVRILGSAPVKMLTEALEQTGRKARLIGQGVPEDFLISAAVAEFKGPEIFGVVRFAQVNMDLSRVEASFSGLSSGKHGWSINEFGDLTRGAASTRKIFNPPIKGVDEPLGDLGTLEADEKGEAFSSGVKAKLRVTDLIGRSVVVYGTEDKSDSGIMAAVIARSAGVGENYKKLCTCDGTTIWESSNQDFVASKV; encoded by the exons ATGGCCTTTCTCCGGACACCTACCGCCATTAAAACCGCT CTCCCCAGTAAGGCCCCGAAGCTCTGCTCCCTGTCCTCGCTGCAATTACTCTCTACGAGCCATCTGGGTCCCGACAACAAGAAAAGCCTCGCTTCCCCTCCTCCTTCAGCTCTCCACATGGACGCTCCCGCTCCTGATCACAGAACCACCTCGCAG AACGGTGCTCTCCTGCCGGAGCTTCTC ACTGAGTTTATGGTGGATATGAAATGCGAGGGCTGTGTTAATGCTGTGAAGGGTAAATTGCAGACTGTTGATG GAGTAAAGGATGTCGAGGTGGACTTGAGCAATCAAGTGGTTAGAATTCTGGGTTCTGCACCTGTGAAGATGTTGACCGAAGCATTGGAACAGACTGGACGAAAAGCCCGTTTAATTGGGCAGGGGGTTCCTGAAG ATTTTCTTATATCTGCTGCAGTTGCCGAATTCAAGGGTCCTGAGATTTTTGGTGTAGTTCGATTCGCTCAAGTGAATATGGATTTGTCACGAGTGGAAGCCAGTTTCAGTGGATTATCTTCTGGTAAACATGGGTGGTCCATCAATGAATTCGGTGACCTGACAAGAGGAGCAGCAAGCACCaggaaaattttcaatccACCAATAAAAGGGGTTGACGAG CCTCTTGGCGACCTGGGAACATTAGAAGCTGATGAAAAGGGAGAGGCTTTCTCCTCAGGCGTCAAGGCAAAGCTGAGAGTCACCGATCTGATTGGCCGGTCAGTCGTGGTGTATGGAACCGAGGATAAATCTGATTCAGGCATCATGGCAGCAGTTATTGCTAGGAGTGCCGGCGTTGGTGAAAACTACAAGAAGCTCTGTACATGCGATGGGACCACCATATGGGAATCGAGTAACCAAGATTTCGTGGCTAGCAAAGTCTAA